CGATGTGTGCCCATTGCTGCCCCTCATCCCTGATTCTCTGCTGGGCGCGCAATATCAAGTGCgcctagtgtggtctcaatcaagtGATCTATAGCCTATACTACACAGTCACAACCAGGTGATTTGCCTTTATtcatgttatcaaatcaaatcccaaatcaattttatttgtcacatacacatggttagcagatgttaatgcgagtgtagcgaaatgcttgtgcttctagttccgaccatgcagtaatatctaacaagtaatctaccaatttcacaacaactaccttatacacacaagtgtaaaagaatgaatacgaatatgtacatataaatatataaatgagtgatggccgaacgcataggcaagatgcagtagatggtatagagtacagtatatacatatgagatgagtaatgtagggtatgaaaacattatataaagtggcattgtttaaagtggttagtgatacatttaattacatcagatggcaagatgcagtagttggtatagagtacagtatatacatatgagatgagtaatgtagggtaagtaaacattatataatataaagtggctagtggtggcttagttggtagatcgtggtgtttgcaacgccagggttgtgggttcgattcccacgggggaccagtacggaaaaaaaaaaaattatgaaatgtatgcattcactactgtaagttgctctggataagagcgtctgctaaaatgtaaataaattgattacatcaatttttccattattaaagtgggtggagttgagtcagtatgttggcagcagccactcaatgttagtgatggctgtttaacagtctgatggccttgagatagaagctgtttttcagtctctcggtccccgctttgatgcacctgtactgacctcgccttctggatgataacggggtgaacaggcagtggctcgggtggttgttgtccttgatgatctttttggccttcctgtgacatcgggtggtgtaggtgtcctggagggcaggtagtttgcacctggtgatgcgttgtgcagacctcactaccctctggagagccttccggttatgggcggagcagctgccgtaccaggcggtgatacagcccgacaggatgctctcgattatgcatctgtaaaagtttgtgagtgtttttggtgacaagccgaatttcttcagcctcctgaggttgaagaggcgctactgcgccttcttcaccacgctgtctgcgtgggtggaccatttcagtttgaggaacgcgaagcgaggcggccatctctgtcggcgccggaagtagAAGTACTATAGGCCTAGGCcaacgtttcccaaactcggtcctggggaaaATGCACAGGCAGCGTGTATATAAAACTAGGCTACCATATTCATGAGCACTGGCCTGCCCTGTTCTTGCCGATGTAAATCAttttgtgctgcctaaccaatggcggTGCTGTATACGGTGGCCCTTCTGGAAGAAAGTCAAAGGCTTATTCTGCAAAAAAATAGTATTTGTCCCAAAAATTCTATATCTGTGCGTGCGGACTAGGcctactgatgtcctgttcagtttgagagagagagagcgcgcgaagATGAGAAGGACTTAGACTAtcctattttttttatattagcCTGTATAGAAATCAAACCATCTCAGATGCTGCAGCATGCATTCATTCATTGTCATGCTCTGTTGTGGAATTTAAAAAGATTCTGCTCATCTCCAGTCATATAAAatgacgtagaattgcatgaaatgcgtttatacAAGGCAATTTTTTCTTGGGTCGCATTTAAGAAGATATACTGTATTCATGTAGTGCTTTTAGTAAAATTGAGATCTTTTCACCCCTGTCAGCAGTGGTCTGCGAATCCTCAACCTTCTGGCTACTTTGCCATGTAAAGCTTACAAAACGAAGAACAGTTTCttaaactgcatatctaaggctctggtctgtcctaggagtgagggtaaacagtaggcatgttctctgctatccactttgttttaatGCTGCAATATGTTCCTTTTTTGGTGACCaacaaaattcacatagaaatgtgagttatagatctgtcattctcatggaaagcaagtctaagacgcggtagatctgttctgttcGCTATTTCTATGCGTCCTGTTCTTAAGTTTAACCTTTGCATCTTTTACATTAGGTttggtacaccagcttcaaaaagctgaaaatagtgtattttccataaccaaaagtattgtatgtggacacccattcagatgagtggattcggctatataTATatcacccattgctgacaggtgtagaaaatcaagcacacagccatgcaatctccatagacaaacattggcagtagaacggctttactgaagagctcagtgactttcaacgtggcaccgtcataggatgccacctttccaacaagtcagttcgtcaaattcctgccctgcttgagctgcccgggtcatctgtaagtgctgttattgtgaagtggaaacatctaggggcaacaacggctcagccgctaagtggtaggccgcacaagctcacagaaggggaccaccgagtgctgagcTCGTAgtaggtaaaaaaaataatctgtcctcggttgcaacactcactcacggccaaattccaaactgcctctgtttgtcgggagcttcatgaaaggggtttccatggccgagcagccacacacaagcctaggaTCACCATGCGcgatgccaagcgtcggctggattggtgtaaatctcgccaccattggactctggagcagtgggaacgcattctctggagtggcagtccgacggacaaatctgggtttggcggatgccaggagaacgctacctgccccaatgcatagtgccaactaaagtttggcggaggaggaataatggtctggggctgtggtTTGGGCTAAACCCCTTAGttgcagtgaagggaaatcttaacgctacagcatacaatgtcattctagacaattctgtgtttccaactttgtggcaacagtttggggaaggccctgtttcagcatgttttcctgtttcagcatgacaatgcccctgtgcacaaagcgaggtccatacagaaatggtttgtcgagatcggtgtggaagaacttgactgacctgcacagagccccgacctcaaccccatcaaataccttcgggatgaattggaatgccgacagcgagccaggcctgaccgcccaacatcagtgccctcactaatgctcgtggctgaattgaagcaagtccctgcagcaatgtttcaacatctagtagaaagccttcctagaagaatggaggctgttacagcagcaaagggggggaaccaactccgtattaatgcccatgactttggaatgagatgttcgacaagcaggtgtccacatacttttggccatgtaatgTATATTTCACAGGGGTTTAGATGGTAGTATGATTGTCTACATTGCTTGTTTCGTCACTGAAACTACTAGAATGTTTGCAACCAGAAAATGGCGGAGTGATTTCGGCATAGTGCACCTTCTAATTATTATTTGGGGTGTAGGGGAGGGTCACTTTTTTCAAGCGTTCAGGGAGGGTcacgtaaaaaatatattttactgaagTGAGGGCCATCCATTTTTATTTCAGACGTCCGATTTTCTCCAGGTATCCCTCATAATGTACAGTGCCTAAGCTAATCCTTTCATACCCCTGTCCCACTCTCAGGTGGAGCTGTTTCCTAAAACACTGAAGTACAGAGACATCTACCGGCCAGTGCAGCGCCTCAACGGGCGCCCCGTCTACGCTTCCCCCGGGGTGTCAGTGTCCCCACTGGGCCGCGTTAGCAGCAGTCAGACTTCCAGCAGGGGGGCTCTCTCACCCGgcctattactactgctactactgggcTGGGGGTGAGGCTGGACGCCCAGGGGAGGGGAGGTATGCAGAAACAAGGGGTGGAGGGAAAGCAGGAGGAAAAAAGGAAGAGGGTGGGGAAAATAAGTTGAAGTGTTTGATACTCATGGGAGGTCAATTTCAGCCGATTTCTGTCAATaataaaatgtactgtatgttcccTCAGACAAGTGTGCCCTGTCATTAGTATCTTATGCAGCAAAAAGAATGCTTTAGCGTAAACTAAACTGCCCACTGACAACAACTCAAACGGCAATAGGAAAGACAGGACACACCGGTTCACTTAGGTGCCAGACAATGCAAAGCTTTATTTTAGGTGTGTCGAGAATGTAAATGGAGGTACAGACATAGTTGTTCTTAGTTCCTCCTTTGCCCCTTTGTCATAGAGCAgcaccctctctccccacctctcccacactcgGATGGAAGCCCCTCCCACCAGCCATGTGAGCTCTGCCACGGGGGTAGTTGGCACCTCCCCTGCTTCGCTGACCTCGCCCGTCCCAGTAGCGATGGTACCTGCCCCCCCGAGCATCCCATTGGTCCGTTCCTCTCAAATACCTCTCTTGCCATTGGTCAGGCTGTTGCGCTGAACTGCGAGggcccctcctccttcccctctccctatGGCCTCGCCCAGGCTCCATTTCCATGCCATTGCTAGGTGGGATGTCCATTTTAGAAGTGTCCAGGCTTGATTTGCTTATTGGCTGACCGTCTTTAGGAACTGGAGCCTCTTGTTGGCTTAGCTCCGTACGTCCCTCCCCTTCTTCCTTCTCCAATTGGCTTAACTGTGCTTGTCCCAGTTCCGGGTGGCTAGAGTTCTCCTGAAGTCTGGCTTTGATTGGTGCGTCATGAGAGTTGACAGGAGCAGCGCTGTGGAAGTTGTCATGTTTctctgaggacagagagagttTGTCCAGATGGTCGGTGGGGGGGACAGGTGTCCCTGGGTGGGTGTGgggcctgcctctccctcccctcctcggGCCCCTGAAGTGGCCCTGCGGCCCTTGGTGCCAGTACTGGTGACCTGGCCTTCCCCCGCGATGCGAGTGGCCAGCGTGCTGCAGCTTTGGTGCTGTGATCTGATtggtggaggcagggggaaggGAGGGCAGTGATTGGCTGGGAGAGGCATTCCCGTCAGCGCTGACGTTGTCCGAGTCGGGAGGCGGCTGTGAAAAACAAGTCGCAACGTTGTTTAATTAAGATACATTAACAGGAAAGTGCGCGCTCACGCACAGACACACTTCAGCTAATATTTTTTGCTAAGCCACTCCTTGCTTCCTTACCTCATTAATATGTATGAGGAAGCGGTTAGACTCTGCCTCTGTGTCAATAATCCCGCCTTTTGCTTTCTGACGCTCCAAAATGTTCTGGAGCTCAGCCCACCTCTGCCGGAACTCCACCCCTATCATCGCTCCCTCCAGCTGAGTGAAGTAGAGGTCAGCACAAATGGATGTATTTGCAATAGCAGCCACTATAATTGAAGGTGTTGTGTCCCTCAAGTAAGTGGTGCAGTTGAAATTGCAAGCCAAAATATGACAGTACTGTAGAGGAAAAAAAGAACAGCTACAAGAAGCAACATAGCAGTACAGTGTGTTGTCAGTTGTGTCTTTACCTTTGGAAAGCTAGGGGCGGGATTGGACAGGAGCTGGTCAACGTTGTAAGTCAGAGGTTCTCTACACACGGGACACACAACGGTTAGCTCCTacagggggagaaagaaagaaccATCAGTCAAAATGACCACTAAGTGAATCGTCACTGTAAAATCTACAGGAAAATAGCAAAAAAACATCGacatccccctccccccaaaaaatgcagtTTCACTTCAGGAACTCCCCCTCAATTCCACTGCTGTATGTGGATACTTGATTTCACCTCATCATCGGTCCTCTCccgtgtcttgtcctgctccagctccttctccctctcctggagCTCAGTCTCAGAGTGGGTGATGTAGCGGCCTAGGCAGTGGGAGTGGAAGTAGTGGTAGCATCTGGTCTTGGTGAACGCCTCCCCATCCTGGGACAGACCAGAAAGACACAAGGGAGGACATCACAGgtttacatcacacacacacaatgctgcgGTCCCATTTTGTGTCCACTTGCTCACTCCCCCTCACGGATTtcaaaagcattggattggtgttaACATGGGCTACAGAGAGTTTCAAAACAGGAAGACTAGTTTAAACTTTCATCTTGTGTGGACTAATGGAAATACTAATTAAAACAGATCACCTTAAACCCGTAAAGGCAGATGACGCAGTTGCCATGGGGAATATTGCTCTCCGTCAGGATCTCTTtggctttctgagagagagagaaaaaagagggaCCGAGTCAGGTATTTGATATTCATCTCTATTTATACATtcctaaatttaaaaaaataaaaaaaataaaaaaatcaggaCAAAGGGCATCCTTGATCCACAGGTCTAATTATAATATCACAAATGCAGTTCTTAAAATTATTGCGGTCTCAAACTAAGAGATTTCAAATAagaacagagagaatgagagaaacagggagagagagggggagagaaagagaactggcCTCAATGAGCTGGTACAACACAGGGGAACCCAGGCAGGACTCCGCCTCTGTCTGCAGACATTTCTgcacactgggagagagagagagaaatcttgGAGCAATACAAGCAACAGGGGACAAACAAAATTAAACTACCCTTCATCAGAGCAGTGGATAAGACTACAATGAACCTAAGATGGAGGACAACAGATTTACTCTCGTTACCTGCACAGCTTGTCATCAGAAAGACCCCGAGGGTTGTGGATGgaaatggagggaggagaggagggatacttagggagagagagagagagagatcagcgtATAACATTTGGAAGTGGCATGTCCTGAGAATGAAAGTGACAGGGCAGGGTTCTAAGGACAGGAAATTATGAAAGCACGAGGAAAAACTTTCACAATGACAGGAAGTGTTGTTGCTACATGGAGGGTTgtctcaaaaaaatatatataaaaaaaaaaaaaaaaatcacagggACCCCTCAACTCcagtcctggagagctactgggtaaGTAGGCGTTTGTTACATCCCTGCACCAATACACAAAAGTGTACACACCTTgtaggtagctctccaggagaaGTGAAGGCCAGTATATTTAGGGGGtacacaattatttttttttaacacaagTAACCTAAATGCATGACCTAAGCCAGGGGACGGGGAATCATTTTTTCCAATCAAATGGATTGCAAAGGACAAGGAAGAAGGGAATATGAGCATACCTGCAAGTCGAGAGTCAAAGTTAGGGTGAGTCGCACAAACTGAGAGAGGGAATCTTCACCCGTGGAGGGATATAGTACCAGACTCACCTCCCATCCCCTAtaagagagagcaacagagaatgtcaattaaaacacacacacccacttcaAAGCCCGAAGTCTATCAGCTAATCATCTAGTCTTATCCATTGGCCGGGGGAGGCTTATCAGTCATACCATATAGTAAAACACCCGGAGACAGaaaagagagcagaaagagatgtCTGTTTAAGTGTGAAGGCTGACAGACCTCTTCAGAGAGCAGTTGGGAGGACAGGATGTTGAATACAGAGGGAGGGAACGCAACAATCAGCTGAGTATGATGCAACAGACCTGCAATATCCCTCTATCTGGTCCAGCCTCGTGACGCGACATAAAACATAGCCAACTAGCACACCGCACCTCTGATACAatggtgtgtggtgtttgtgtgccTATAGTATTATAGTCTGGTCACAGATCTGTACTGTATGTGCTTAAGGTGAACCAAGTTATTTTGTCATTTGTTGCTATGCCACACCagggcacaaacagatctgcaaCCAGGCTACAGCTGGTATTTATATAGATTCATGAGTCAGCAAAATCTTGCTACCATCAAAGTGAGGACTTAGCCCATGTCCCAGAACACCACTATCATCAAACTGAGTGGCTCACCCATCATCTCTCCTGTTAATCTGCAGCTCATCCAGATAGATGGACTGGAGAACCTCGATCTCAGACAGCACACTGTAGAGA
This genomic stretch from Salmo trutta chromosome 32, fSalTru1.1, whole genome shotgun sequence harbors:
- the LOC115170791 gene encoding E3 ubiquitin-protein ligase RNF25; amino-acid sequence: MCDRQCTIEEVVPVGRTKMAAESDVLSEIEVLQSIYLDELQINRRDDGGWEVSLVLYPSTGEDSLSQFVRLTLTLTLDLQYPSSPPSISIHNPRGLSDDKLCSVQKCLQTEAESCLGSPVLYQLIEKAKEILTESNIPHGNCVICLYGFKDGEAFTKTRCYHYFHSHCLGRYITHSETELQEREKELEQDKTRERTDDEELTVVCPVCREPLTYNVDQLLSNPAPSFPKLEGAMIGVEFRQRWAELQNILERQKAKGGIIDTEAESNRFLIHINEPPPDSDNVSADGNASPSQSLPSLPPASTNQITAPKLQHAGHSHRGGRPGHQYWHQGPQGHFRGPRRGGRGRPHTHPGTPVPPTDHLDKLSLSSEKHDNFHSAAPVNSHDAPIKARLQENSSHPELGQAQLSQLEKEEGEGRTELSQQEAPVPKDGQPISKSSLDTSKMDIPPSNGMEMEPGRGHRERGRRRGPRSSAQQPDQWQERYLRGTDQWDARGGRYHRYWDGRGQRSRGGANYPRGRAHMAGGRGFHPSVGEVGREGAAL